The sequence CACCGGGTTTCCACCCCACAGCATGATGCATTTGCTGTTCCTATAGTCTGGGCCCGTTTCCGAAGTGACTCGAGCCCCAAAGATCATCTTGTTAGCCACCAAGACAGGGGAGTGACAGTAATGAGCGTCTGAGTGGAAATGCGTGGGACTTCCCATGGCGTAGAGCCAAGCCTGCTTGAAGTCCACGAGGCTGCGGAAGCCAGCGTCCCCCCAAGACCATGAAACCGAGTGGGGACCGTATTTTCTGATGGCGTCGACAAAGCCTTCAGCAGCCATGTCCAACGCCTCATCCCAAGAGATCCGCCTCCACTTTCCCTCCCCCCTCTCCCCAGCCCGCTTCATCGGATACCTTACCCGATCGGTGTGGTATAGAAGCTGGATGTAAGCCAGGCCCTTCGGACACATCATGCCCTCGTTCTGGGGGAACTCTGGATCACCTTCAATCTTAACTACCCTATTATCCTCCATGTGAACGAGTACGCCGCAGGCGCAGTGGCATCGATCGCAAATTGACTTAAACACCTTACGAGCCATCCGTGATCCACAACCTTTTTCCTTCATATCTTAACGTTTACATACAGCCTGATTCATCTTATTAAAATGCTCTGAGCCGTCTAAGGCTCATTCGACCAAGAGGCAAGATCATTTAACTTGCTCGAAACGGAGAGTTTTTGAGGCGTTTAAAATTTAAGACGCAAAGCGGCTGGGTGGAGCTGTTTTATGAGGCTGTTGAAAAATTTAATTCTCATAAATACGTGTAATAATATATGCGCGAGTTTAAAGCAAGTTTTCGCCGTTTGTTCATCAATCTTGTTAAGGCGAGGAGAACGATTCGAGGCCCACTCCTTCAGAAGCGTATTTCGAAGAAGGATTTAAGGTTCATCCTGGAGGCCGCTAGGTGGGCTCCCTCGGGACATAACACGCAACCCTGGGAGTTCATCGTCGTTGAGGATGAGGGTTTGAAAGAGAAGATCAGTGAATCCACCAGGCGCGTATATGAGGAGTTGCTGGGAGACGAGGAGAAGTTGAAGACGACCTTTGGAAACTATGGAAGATGGCTTCATCGAGAACATGGGAGAAAGGATGGAATATATGTTCAGAAGCCGACCACCTACAGTGAGAGGAAGTCTAATACATTCAACTTGGAGGGGTTAAAGATAAGGGCTGGAGATTACTGTAGACTGGTTTCAGACGCTCCAGCTTTGCTGATAACACTGCTAGACAGGGAAAGATCTCCTCCCAACATGTCTAGAGGCTTGATCTCACTGATCAGCGTGGGGGCTGCTTTACAGAATATTCGCTTGGCCGCGAGAACCATGGGAGTAGGATGCCAAGACCTGGCTAGACCCATAGACACGGTGGAAGGGGAGAAAAGGTTGAAGCAGATATTGGGGATTCCGGAAAGGTTTAAGGTGGTAAGCGTGATGAGGCTTGGATACCTGAAACCCGGCGCCACGCATCCTTACAAGTCCAATTTCAGAAGGCCCTTAAAAAGCCTCGTCCACTCTAACCTCTTCACCCGATGAGTGTGGGGCAAGGAATTAAAACGTTGACGTAATTCCAGATATTGAGGAACAGTAGACCAGGCTTTTAAAGAAAGAGCTTTGGGCTGAGGTTTAAACCTGTAGGAATGTATTGAGGAATGGTTTATAGAATGTAAGCGTAGGGTGAAGATGAGAGCGTTGAAACCATTCTTGGTGGTTTTATTACAGTGGTGGTTGGATTATCCATCCTAACCCTTAAATATCATACCCCGCAATCAATCCGGTATGACAGGTAAAGCTCCTCTAGCGTTGCGCTTGATGAGGCTGGCAACCCTTTCCTCGCTGTGCGTCGCAGGCTCTTTTATTCACCCACCCTCTCCGGTTCAAACAATCGCGTTCGACTCAGCCCCAGGATTCTTCGCAGCTCTATACTTCGGAGCCGTGGAAGGGGCTGTTGTAACGGGGTTGGGGCACTTTATCACCTCAATAATAAACGGATTTCCTTTAGGGGTTTTACACCTCCCCATAGCCTTGGGCATGGCCTTGGCAGGAGGCGTGGTGGGAGCGGTTAACCAAGTCCACTTAAGATACGGGTTTATTCCAGCCACGTTAGCGGGCGTGGCCGTGAACACGGGTTTATTTGCGGTCGCGGCTCCAGCGTTAGGCTGGTACGCCTCTCTGCTGCTTATTCCCTTCTTGTTAACCGCGTCCTCTCTAAACATGGGGTTGGCCGCCGCGGTTTACCTTGGTTTAAGAGGAAGACTACGGGTTTAACGGGTGATCCGCCTACGGTGAATGGAAGGTTGAAAACCTCCCGGGACGTCCTCGTCTACCCTCTTGGGAAGAGGGTGCTGGTGGTTGGATGTGACTCAAGCGGGGGAGTGGGTCCAAAACCATTAGACGTGGTTAACGTAAGCGGACATGTCGTCGGCAGGTATGTGGCGCGGGTGGCTTTGATGGAGGTGCTCTCCACCGGGGCTGAACCCTTCTGCTTGGTTAACACGAGTTGCGTTGAGCCTAAGCCTCTAGGGGAGGAGGTTTTGAGGGGTATAAGGGATGAGGTTCAGGAGGCAGGTTTAGATCGCATTGTTTTCACGGGAAGCTCTGAGAAAAACTTGCAGGTCCAGCAAACAGCCACGGGGGTCGTCATACTCGGTTTGGCTGAGAAGGAGCAGTTGAGGATCGGGGTGTCCAGAAGGGGGGATTTGATCTTGGCTTTGGGGAGACCATGTGTTGGAATGGAGGTGGTCGCCCATGAAGACGAGGTGGCCGATGTTCAGGATCTTCGTATAATGCTTGAAGAAGATTCGATCCATGAGGTCATCCCGGTTGGGTCTAAAGGAATCATTCACGAAGCCGAAACATTGGCTCAAGACTCATGCCTCGATTTAAAGCTTGAAACTGAGCCTGATGTGGATTTAAATAAGTCAGCGGGACCTAGCACCGTCCTCTTGGCCACGGCTCAGCCGTCAGCTCTTAGAAGATTGAGGAAGAAGTTTCGAAAACCGATGAGCATAGTTGGACGCCTTGACTGAACGTAAGGCAAAGCCAGCTCCCCTGGCCACTTAACGAATCCCTTTTTCAGATCGAAAAGAGGCCTCTTCGAATGGGTTTGAAATTCATAAAAGCTCAATCAGAGTGACTCAAATTCTCCTTATCAGATGCGTTTCGATGGTTTGTGGGTGTTTCTTGGCTTCGAGGAGTTTATAGGAGTCTTTTATGATGGTTGAATTAGGGGGTCGGTGTGATCGATCGCTACGAGTTCGGTTTAATGGTTGTTTCAGGTAGGCGTTACGGTGGGGATTTAATTCTTTACCGTGACATGGTTGTTGATGATCGATGGTGGAGGAGGGAAGGGCATAGGTTAAACGTAGAGGACCTTAGAGACGCCTTAGAGAGATGGAGGCCTAAGGTTCTTATCGTGGGTACGGGCTATTACGGGTTGATGGAGATCCCGGTTGAAGCCATGGAATACCTCGAATCAAGGGGTGTTTCACTCATAGCTGCAAACACAGAGAAGGCGTGTAGCATTTACAATGAGAAGCTGAAGCTGAACGAAGAAGTAATGGGAGCCTTTCACCTAACGTGTTAACTCTCGATGGCCAGCCATCTTCCCATGATCCCAAGTGACCATAGTTAAATTTGAGCTAAAGTTGAACTGGCAAAGCGAGGACCTCCTTTTCTAACATCCATATGTTAATGTCATGGAAGGAACGGGTAAGGTGGATGATATGGACGGTTATGGTCGTCTTCAGGCTCAGGAGCTTTTACCGATGAATTATCGGAGAGGGTGTAACGTAGCACGTAATAGCTTCAGTTAACCTTTCTTAAAATGCCTCCTTAGACTTAAAGGGCCAGCAGCCGCGGCGGTGGAGGTAGATGATCTCTGGGACACCGAGTAGATGGACAAGGAGAAAGAAGATGAACCAGCCTTTCTCACCGTTCTTAGCTGAAAACCATAAACCTAAACCCATCCAGAAGAGAGACCAAACAATAAGGGGGGCTAGGATGAACATCTCTTTACCCAGTAAACCCGCCTCCAAACCCGCCAACGGTTATACGCCTCCTTGGCGTTAATCATCTTCAGCCATTATAATGCTTTAATCATGTATTTAAGTTGAATTTAATCGCTCAGTTTTGATGTTCGATTTGATTAGGCCTCCATCGCTCTTAGATCATGGGGTTGAGACCGCTAGGCTCTTCGTGTAGCTCTTCGTCAAAAAGGGTTAACTGGCTTTACGATTTCCAATATGTTTTATTTTTTGAATGGTTCAGGGTTACTTTCGAAATCTTATTTGCGATGTTTGTAAGGCTATTCAAAATGTTTTTTACCGAGTGTTCGCCGTTTTAGGTAAACGTTTGATGGGTGTAGCTGGATGCCGACGTGGGGTTACTCCATTAAGGAATTGGACCCTGATAGGACGGTGAAATGCTCTGGTAGGGAGGTGAGTGTTTCACCGAAGGCGATGACCGAGCTGTGTCGAGCCGTTAAAGGGATGCTGGTTAAGGACGCGAAGCGCCTCATGGAGGACGTCATAGCGATGAAAAGAGCCGTTCCTTACAGGAGGTATAAGAAAGAGGTTCCTCATAGAAGTGTGGACGCTGAATGGTACACGGGAAGGTATCCGGTGAAGGCGGCTAAAATCATGTTAAAGCTGTTGGAGGAAATAGAGGCTAACGCCGAGTATAAGGGCTTCAACTTAGAGAACCTTAAAATTGTCCACGCGGCGTCTCAAAGGGGTAGGAAGATTAGGAAGGCGATACCGAGGGCCCATGGTAGGGCTTCACCCTACTACGACACTTTGACGCATGTAGAGTTGGTTGGATACGAGGCATTCTAAACCATTGGGATGAGACGCGTCTAAAAATGGAAGCATTAACCTTAATAGGAAGGGGGTTGGCCTACTCATCCCATTCATATAAGAGGGCTCGAGGGAAGATAAGCGGGCATGTCCATAAACAAGTACTTCGTTAAAGACGGGTTAAAGCGCTCTGATATAGATGAGTTTCTCTCACAGGAGTTGAAGAGGGCTGGGTACAGCCACTGCGAGATCGCTAAAACCCCTCTTGGAACAAGGGTGGTGGTGTACGCCGCTAGGCCTGGGATGGTGATCGGTAGGAGGGGTCAAAGCATCCGTGATTTAACACGGGCCTTGGAGGAGAAGTTCGGCGTGGAGAACCCGCAAATATCTGTGGCCCCGGTGGATGTGCCTGAACTGGACCCTAAGGTGATGGCTTCTCAGCTTGTCTCAGCTCTGGAAAGGGGTGTTCACTTCAGGAGGGCCGCCTACTGGGCTTTACAGAGGATCATGAGGGCGGGAGCGCTGGGGGCTGAGATCATCATCAGCGGTAAGCTCACGACTGAGAGGGCGAGGTACGAGAAATACCGGGACGGCTACATGCCGAGGTGCGGTGACCCCGTATTGAAGCAGCTGAAGACCGCTGTGGCCTACACCCAGCTTAAGCCGGGGCTTTTCGGCGTGAAGGTTCGAATCCTACCCCCTGCAGTATACTTCCCCGATAAGCCTTCCTTAAAGGAGGAGGCGACTGAGAAACTGGAAGAGGGAGAGGTAGAGGTAAAGGCAAAGGAAGGGGAAGAGGAAGGGGGGTAGTTTATGCCGATATTGAGGATGAGGGAGATAAGGGATATGTCGGCTGAGGAGAGGAAGAAGAGGGTGGAGGAGCTTAGGGTTGAGTTAAACCGGCTTAAAACTACTGTTGAATCGGGGGGAACTGTGGAGAATCCTTCGAGGATAAGGGAGATTAGGAAGACGATAGCGAGGCTTCTGACGGTTCAAAGAGAGATGGGGGAGGCTGAGTGAATGAAGATTACGGCGAGAAACCTTTTGAGGCATGAATTGATAGGTTTGAAGGTCAGGGTTAAGGACTCCACGGATCCAGGTTTAAAGGGTTTGAAAGGAGAGGTCGTCGATGAAACGATGAAAACGTTAACGATTAGAAAAGGGGAGAGAAAGCTCATGCTGCCTAAATCAAACACGCGCTTTGCCTTTTCAATAAACGGAAGAGAGGTTACGGTGGAGGGTAAGGTTTTAGCTGGAAGGCCTGAGGAAAGGTTGAAGGTGAAGAAGAGGATATGGCTGTGAGAAACATCGGCGTGCCTGTGAGCCCGCCTAAAAAAGGATGCGACGACAGGGCTTGTCCATTTCATGGGCAACTGTCGATCAGGGGAAAAATTTTGACGGGGAGGGTTCACAGCACTAGAATGGAGTCGACGATCACGGTTGAGAGAACCTACTTACATTACGTTAAGAAATATATGAGGTATGAGAAGCGGAGAAGCAGGATTCTCGCCCATAAACCGCCATGCATTGAAGTCAACGTCGGAGACCCCGTTAGGATAGCGGAGTGTAGGCCTATAAGTAAAAACGTGTCATTCGTCGTTTTGGAGAAAATGGAAAAATAGCGAGAAAAATAAATAGATGTGGTTAGAAATAGATCGGTTATAAGAGCGTATGTGTGAAGTTAACGGCTTTGTCCTCTAAGCCTGTTTGATGAAGGAAAGGTGGTTAAGTAATGTCTACAGCTAAGGCCCGGGCGGCTGGCGCTAAAGGGGTATTGGAGTTTAAGCCTAAAATATCCAGGGGCCTGCCAGCTGGGGCGAGGTTAATATGCGCCGATAACACTGGAGCGAAAGTTTTAAGGTTGATTAACGTGGCTGGCTATAAAAGTAGGTTGAGGAGGATTCCCTCGGCCTGTGTAGGGGAGATGGTGAAGGTTTCAGTGGTGAAGGGGTCGCCGGATTTAAGGAAGCAGATCTTACCTGCGATCGTCGTAAGGCAGAGGAAGCCTTACAGGAGAAGCGACGGGGTTTGGGTTCAATTCGAAGACAACGCAGCTGTTTTAATCACCCCTGAGGGGGAAATGAAGGGAACCGAGATCAGGGGCCCGGTGGCCAAGGAGGCTGCTGAAAGGTGGCCGAGGCTCGCGGGCATCGCCAACATCATAATCTAACCGTATTCAACCATCTTCTCCAAGGTTTTCCGGTAAAAGTTTAAGTATTATTCCACGCCTACGTTCACGGTTAAGCCAGCCAAGAGGCTAAGGTAGTTGAGCTTGAGTCAAGGCTCATCGGCGCTTCAGATCAACCCGATGAGGCAAGTTAGGTTGGGTAAGGTAGTTGTGAACATCGCTGTGGGGAAGTCTGGTGAAGCGTTGGAGAAGGCGATGAAGGTTCTAGCCGACCTGACTGGATGTAAACCATGCCCCAGGAAGGCGAAGAAGACCATAAAAACATTCGGGGTTAGGAAGGGGGAGCCCATAGCCTGCATCTCCACGCTTAGAGGCGATAAGGCCTGGGCCTTCTTGAAGAGGGCTTTCGAGGCTGTGAGGAACCGTTTGCCCATATCGGCCTTCGATGAGATTGGAAACATCTCGTTCGGCGTTAAAGAGCATATAGAGGTTCCTGGAACAAAGTATGATCCAAACCTTGGGATATACGGTTTTAACGTTCACATAACCTTAGAGAGACCCGGCTTCAGGGTGAAGAGGAGGAGTTTGAAGAGGGGCAAGGTGGGTAAAGGCCATGTGGTCACCAGGGAGGAGGCGTTAAGCTTCGTCAAGGATGGGTTTGGCGTGGAAGTGGTGGAGGAGTAGGGAGTTGGCTAAGTTGAAGCCTAAAAAGGAGAGGAAGTTCGGTAAGGGAAGCAAGCCCTGCCGGAGGTGTGGTCAAAGAAACTCCGTCATAAGGAAGTATGGGTTAAACCTGTGTAGGCAGTGTTTCAGGGAGGTCGCTTCCTCTTTAGGGTTCAAGAAGTATATGTGAGGGCTTTAAGCGTTGAGCGCATTGCAGGTTGTGGAGAGAAGGGTTGAGGTTCCTCAGGGCGTGGAGGTGAAGGTTAACGGAGGAGTCGTGGAGGTGAAGGGCCCCTTAGGAACCTTAAGGGAGGACTTAACCCACGTGCCCGTGGATATAGCCCTCGACCAGGGGGGGATCCTGGTCCGAGCCTTCTGGCCTAGGAAGAAGGTCGCCGCCCTGGTTGGCACAGCAGCCTCCCATGTTAGAAATATGATCATCGGAGTCACGAAGGGCTTCACCTATAAGCTGAAAATCGTGTACGCTCACTTTCCGATAAACGTGAAGGTTGACAGGGAACGGCGGATCGTGTTGATAGAAAACTTTCTGGGAGAAAGAACCCCTAGGATCGCTAGGATAAAAGGCGACGTGGAGGTTGAGGCTAAGGGCGATGAGATTCATGTAAGGGGCCTCAGCCTGAGAGATGTAAGCCAAACAGCGGCCAACATCGAAGCCGCGACCAAGGTTAAAAAGAAGGATCACAGGGTCTTCCTCGACGGCGTATACGTTTACGTGAAGGAGAAGGCCTCATGAAGGAAGGAAAGAAGAAGCCAAGGTTCATCCGGCAGGAAAGCTGGAGGTACATTAGGGTAAAAGATTCTTGGAGGAAGCCTAAAGGAAAAACAAGCAGGATGAGGAGGAAAATCAAGGGATGGCCTAAGATGGTCTCCGCAGGCTACGGCAACGCTCGGGCGAAGAGGGGGCTACATCCCTCAGGGTTAAGAGAAGCCCTGGTGCACAGCCCCCATGACCTGTATGGGTTAGACCCAGGCAGGGAGGCTGTTCGAATCGCCTCTACGGTTGGGGAGAAGAAGAGGCTGGAGATCATGAGTAAGGCCGCTGAGTTAAACCTTAAGGTCCTTAACCCCTTAAGGCTTGAGGAGCCTACGGCTCCAGGCGGGGAGGAAGCCGCTGAGGAGGCGTCCGGAGAGGTGAAAAGTGAATGAGTTTGAGGACGCAGAAGAGGTTGGCGGCTGAGATCTTGAACGCAGGGGTAAGCCGGGTGTGGATCGACCCGGAATACGTGGATAGGGTTGAATCCGCGATCACCCGGGAGGAGGTGAGCAGACTCATCCATGAAGGCGTCATCAAGAAGAGGCCTGAAAAAGGGGTGAGTAAGGGAAGGAGGAAGGAGCGGCCTCGAACCCCTGGAAGAAGGAAGGGCAGCTCCATCGATGAAAAACGCCTATGGATCGGACGGGTGAGGAAGCAGAGAATGAGGCTTAAAGAGCTGAAGGATGGGAAGAAAATTTCGAGGGCCGATTACCATAAACTGTATATGATGGTTAAAGGGGGGGCCTTCAGAAGCGTAGCCCACTTAAACGAATACTTGGAATCCCATAAACTGATTAAAAGGCGTTGAATGGAGGTTTGGGCTTAAAGATGGGCGTTAAATCAGTTGAGGCGGGTTGGACTCCTAGGACAAGGCTGGGAGCCCTCGTTCAAGCGGGGGAAATCATAGACATAGGGGAGGTTTTCGCTCAAGGCCTCAGAATCAAGGAGCCTGAAATCGTCGACGCGTTGCTGCCGAATCTGAGGCAGGAAGTCCTTAACATCGGGTTGGTGCAAAAGCAGACGGACGCCGGTGAAAGGTCTAGGTTTAAAGCCATGGTGGCTGTGGGAAACGAGGAAGGATACGTGGGAGTGGGCTCAGGCAAGGCGTCGCAGGTCAGGGTCGCCATAGATAAGGCGACTGCTCAGGCAAAGTTGAACCTCATCCCGGTTCGAAGGGGATGCGGAAGCTGGGAATGTCGATGCGACCAACCGCATTCACTGCCCTTTAAGGTTACGGGGAAGTGTGGAAGCGTGAAAGTGGAGATCATACCCGGCCCCAGAGGCCTCGGCCTCGTAGCGAGCGAAGCCGTGAAAACCATCCTCACCTTGGCTGGGGTTAAGGACTGCTGGACAAGAAGCTTCGGCTCCACGAGCACGGTGGCCTCAACATCCATGGCGGCCTTCGACGCTTTAAGGAACACGTATAGGATACTGGTACAGGAGGATTGGGCTGGTTAACAGCCATGGGTGAGGTTAAAGGCCTCTGGCTGGCGGTAAGGCTGAGGGGGACGAGTAGAATCCCACCGGGCGTGGAGAGAACCTTCGAGGTCCTCAGGCTTAAAAGAAGGTTCAACGCCGCCCTCCTGAAAATGGATGAAAGCGTTAAGGGAACTTTAAGAAAGGTAAAGGACTGGGTTACATGGGGCGAAGTAAACGTGGAGACGCTGGCGGGCCTCCTGAGGGAAAGGGGGGAGGTGAAGGGTGGGAAGAGGCTTGACGAATCGTTCATCAAAACAGCCTTCAACAAAGAGGGCTTCGAAGACCTCTCCCACGCGATGCTGACAGGCGAGGTTACCCTGGCGAAGCTTAGGAAAAACGGAGTCGACACCGTGTTTAGGCTACACCCCCCGAGGAAGGGTTTTAAGGGAAGCGTGAAACGTCCATTCAACGTAGGCGGGGAGCTGGGATACCGAGGCGAAGCCATCAACGACCTATTGAAGAGAATGCTTTAACGAACCCTATGCCAAGCGAAGCGCCGAGCGTTGAAACAACGTTTCGTATCCAACCAAGAGAACTAGGATGTAAGCGGAACCCTGGGTGAAAGCTTATTTATTACGGATAACCCGTTTAACCGTTAGGGGTCCTTCGATGCCCACAAGGTTGAGGAAGACAAGGCGGATGCGGGGATCCAGAACCCATGGATGGGGTACGTCCGGTCAGCATAGGAAGAGCGGCATGAGAGGAGGCCATGGAAGGGCGGGTTGGTGCAAACATAAATGGACATACACCGTCAAGTACGATTTGGAGAGAATAGGTAAGAAAGGATTTACCTCAACGAGCTCCACGCGTAAGCCATCCACCATAAACCTCACCGGGCTGGAGGAGTTGGCGGAGAGGTTCGGCGTTCCAGGTGAAGGTGGAAAAATCACGGTTGACCTGGATAAACTGGGTTTCCGAAAGCTGCTGGGCGAGGGCTCGGTGTCCAAACCATACTTGGTTAGGGTTCTCCAATGCAGCGGGAAAGCTAGGGAAAAGATCGCTCAGGCTGGAGGAGAAATACTGTCAAAGTTAGAGGCGGAGGTTAAAGCCTAGCTCCGCGGAGGGTTGACGCGTTGGTCCGCTTCATAGAGCTTTTCAAACCCTTCACCAAATACTTCTTCGAGATATCGCCGCCTAAGAAAAGGGTTAACTTTAACGAGAAATTGATGTGGACAGCGTTAACGCTAGTCATATACTTCATCATGTGTCAGATTCCGCTATACGGGTTGGGGAAGGAAGGGGCCACCGACCCATTCGGCGCCTTGAGGGTGATCTTCGCCTCCCAGAGGGGAACGTTGATGGAGCTGGGCATCGGCCCCATAGTCACCGCTGGCCTAATCCTGCAAATCCTTTCAGGGTCCAGGATGATCGATGTTGACATGACAAACCCCCAGGACAGGGCCCTCTTCACATCCGCGAGCAAGATCCTAGCGGTGGTGATGACGTTCTTCGAGGCCCTCGCCTACCTAGTGGGCGGAGTATACGGGAAGCTCTCCGTGGAAACTCAATTCATCATATTGATCCAGCTGCTGGCGGCCGGCGTTGTGATCATCATGCTCGACGAGCTGCTGCAGAAGGGCTGGGGCTTCGGCAGCGGGATCAGCCTCTTCATAGCTGCGGGGGTGACTCAAACCATATGGTGGGACAGCGTGGCGCCCCTGGGCCCGATGGGCGACGGGAGGTTTTACGGTGCCCTCATCGCCTTCGGCCAAGCCCTAAAAGGCGGAGCCCGGTTAACCGAAGCCCTGTACAGGAGTGAGGGGCTGCCCGACATGGTGGGGTTCGCGACAACCATACTCGTGTTTCTCATCATCATATATTTAAACGGGTTGAGGGTTGAAATCCCCGTTTCATACGCTCGGTACAGGGGGTTTAGGGGTAAATACCCCATCAAGCTCCTGTACGTTTCGAACATACCCGTGATCTTCGCGGCGGCTCTGTTCGGGAACATATACTTCATATCCCAAATCCTCTGGTCGAAGTACAATCAATCCGGCGCGAACTTCTGGCTTAACCTGCTGGGAACATTCGAGTTGGAGGGCAGACAGTACAGCCCTAAAGGAGGCATAGTATACTACGTGGTTTCACCCCACGGCCTGGCCAACGTCATCTCCGACCCCTTAAGGGCCTTGGCGTACACTGTCCTCCTCGTCTTGGCCTGCCTATTCTTCGCCACAACCTGGGTTCAGGTTGGTGGGATGGACGCTAGATCCGTGGCCAAGCAGCTGGTGGACTCTGGAATGCAAATAGAGGGGTTTAGAAGATCCTACACGCCTATCCAGCAGCTTCTATCCCGGTACATACCCACGGTGACGGTGTTGGGGGGTATCATCGTCGGCCTCATAGCGGCTTCAGCGGACTTCCTAGGCGCGTTCGGATCTGGAACAGGAATCCTCTTAACGGTGGGCATATTGGAGCAGTACTATCAGATCCTAGCCAGGGAGAGGCTGTCTGAAATGTACCCTGCGATAGGCGCTTTGCTGGGCAAGTAGGGGCGCCTATGAATTTAAATTAAAGGTCTTGGAGATTTACCATTGTTCGTTAACGGTTAAGGCGTGTGAATGGTAGGTGGCCGAGTTGAGCGTGTTCGACGCGTTTATGAAGGTGATGCAAAGCCTACTCCAACCATATTCATCCATACCAGACTCCACGCTGTTCATTTTAGGCGTCGCGGCCACACTATCGCTGATCACCACGGCGGCTAATCGGCTGATGGTTGACGTGAAGAGGATTAAATCCGTGATGCGGGAGGTTAACGCTTGGAGGGAGCAGTTGAACAAGGCGAGGAAGTCGAATGACAAGCAAATGCTGGCTAGGGTGATGAAGAAGCAGCAGGCCATCATGAAGCTTCAGAGCCA is a genomic window of Candidatus Bathyarchaeia archaeon containing:
- a CDS encoding nitroreductase family protein — its product is MFINLVKARRTIRGPLLQKRISKKDLRFILEAARWAPSGHNTQPWEFIVVEDEGLKEKISESTRRVYEELLGDEEKLKTTFGNYGRWLHREHGRKDGIYVQKPTTYSERKSNTFNLEGLKIRAGDYCRLVSDAPALLITLLDRERSPPNMSRGLISLISVGAALQNIRLAARTMGVGCQDLARPIDTVEGEKRLKQILGIPERFKVVSVMRLGYLKPGATHPYKSNFRRPLKSLVHSNLFTR
- a CDS encoding ECF transporter S component yields the protein MTGKAPLALRLMRLATLSSLCVAGSFIHPPSPVQTIAFDSAPGFFAALYFGAVEGAVVTGLGHFITSIINGFPLGVLHLPIALGMALAGGVVGAVNQVHLRYGFIPATLAGVAVNTGLFAVAAPALGWYASLLLIPFLLTASSLNMGLAAAVYLGLRGRLRV
- a CDS encoding MTH938/NDUFAF3 family protein, which encodes MIDRYEFGLMVVSGRRYGGDLILYRDMVVDDRWWRREGHRLNVEDLRDALERWRPKVLIVGTGYYGLMEIPVEAMEYLESRGVSLIAANTEKACSIYNEKLKLNEEVMGAFHLTC
- a CDS encoding DUF5652 family protein, producing MAGLEAGLLGKEMFILAPLIVWSLFWMGLGLWFSAKNGEKGWFIFFLLVHLLGVPEIIYLHRRGCWPFKSKEAF
- the rplV gene encoding 50S ribosomal protein L22, whose amino-acid sequence is MPTWGYSIKELDPDRTVKCSGREVSVSPKAMTELCRAVKGMLVKDAKRLMEDVIAMKRAVPYRRYKKEVPHRSVDAEWYTGRYPVKAAKIMLKLLEEIEANAEYKGFNLENLKIVHAASQRGRKIRKAIPRAHGRASPYYDTLTHVELVGYEAF
- a CDS encoding 30S ribosomal protein S3 — protein: MSINKYFVKDGLKRSDIDEFLSQELKRAGYSHCEIAKTPLGTRVVVYAARPGMVIGRRGQSIRDLTRALEEKFGVENPQISVAPVDVPELDPKVMASQLVSALERGVHFRRAAYWALQRIMRAGALGAEIIISGKLTTERARYEKYRDGYMPRCGDPVLKQLKTAVAYTQLKPGLFGVKVRILPPAVYFPDKPSLKEEATEKLEEGEVEVKAKEGEEEGG
- the rpmC gene encoding 50S ribosomal protein L29, with the protein product MPILRMREIRDMSAEERKKRVEELRVELNRLKTTVESGGTVENPSRIREIRKTIARLLTVQREMGEAE
- a CDS encoding ribonuclease P protein component 1 — its product is MKITARNLLRHELIGLKVRVKDSTDPGLKGLKGEVVDETMKTLTIRKGERKLMLPKSNTRFAFSINGREVTVEGKVLAGRPEERLKVKKRIWL
- a CDS encoding 30S ribosomal protein S17, translating into MAVRNIGVPVSPPKKGCDDRACPFHGQLSIRGKILTGRVHSTRMESTITVERTYLHYVKKYMRYEKRRSRILAHKPPCIEVNVGDPVRIAECRPISKNVSFVVLEKMEK
- a CDS encoding 50S ribosomal protein L14, producing MSTAKARAAGAKGVLEFKPKISRGLPAGARLICADNTGAKVLRLINVAGYKSRLRRIPSACVGEMVKVSVVKGSPDLRKQILPAIVVRQRKPYRRSDGVWVQFEDNAAVLITPEGEMKGTEIRGPVAKEAAERWPRLAGIANIII
- a CDS encoding 50S ribosomal protein L5 — its product is MSLSQGSSALQINPMRQVRLGKVVVNIAVGKSGEALEKAMKVLADLTGCKPCPRKAKKTIKTFGVRKGEPIACISTLRGDKAWAFLKRAFEAVRNRLPISAFDEIGNISFGVKEHIEVPGTKYDPNLGIYGFNVHITLERPGFRVKRRSLKRGKVGKGHVVTREEALSFVKDGFGVEVVEE
- a CDS encoding 30S ribosomal protein S14, with product MAKLKPKKERKFGKGSKPCRRCGQRNSVIRKYGLNLCRQCFREVASSLGFKKYM
- a CDS encoding 50S ribosomal protein L6, whose product is MSALQVVERRVEVPQGVEVKVNGGVVEVKGPLGTLREDLTHVPVDIALDQGGILVRAFWPRKKVAALVGTAASHVRNMIIGVTKGFTYKLKIVYAHFPINVKVDRERRIVLIENFLGERTPRIARIKGDVEVEAKGDEIHVRGLSLRDVSQTAANIEAATKVKKKDHRVFLDGVYVYVKEKAS
- a CDS encoding 50S ribosomal protein L32e: MKEGKKKPRFIRQESWRYIRVKDSWRKPKGKTSRMRRKIKGWPKMVSAGYGNARAKRGLHPSGLREALVHSPHDLYGLDPGREAVRIASTVGEKKRLEIMSKAAELNLKVLNPLRLEEPTAPGGEEAAEEASGEVKSE
- a CDS encoding 50S ribosomal protein L19e — protein: MSLRTQKRLAAEILNAGVSRVWIDPEYVDRVESAITREEVSRLIHEGVIKKRPEKGVSKGRRKERPRTPGRRKGSSIDEKRLWIGRVRKQRMRLKELKDGKKISRADYHKLYMMVKGGAFRSVAHLNEYLESHKLIKRR
- a CDS encoding 30S ribosomal protein S5, which translates into the protein MGVKSVEAGWTPRTRLGALVQAGEIIDIGEVFAQGLRIKEPEIVDALLPNLRQEVLNIGLVQKQTDAGERSRFKAMVAVGNEEGYVGVGSGKASQVRVAIDKATAQAKLNLIPVRRGCGSWECRCDQPHSLPFKVTGKCGSVKVEIIPGPRGLGLVASEAVKTILTLAGVKDCWTRSFGSTSTVASTSMAAFDALRNTYRILVQEDWAG